The sequence cacctggctctctcgaatggaacctttgggcatatccccaaggtctaaactgccttcctaagcttggaccatttccccaccacgatggtccactgcgggttggtgggttcacatatctaggtGTGCtacatctagatatgcaggtttcctcacgatgcgatgtttaccttcaccgtaagagcgatggtatacattgtacttaagttaaaagaactcattggtacatgtcagcgccgggattcgaacccgaatctctggcgtgagaagcgggcgttTACCCGACtcagctaccaccgctctcttGAGTGTAAGGACATTTTTGGTTTGTTGTTGCTGAATTGCTGAGGTATGATTTGTAGAATGGAATGCTAGCTCCAATTGGTTTTAATAGAGGCCGATGGCCGGTTTAATAGGTTGATAGGACAAATGGTACAGATTGTTTTTTTACCGGCTAGGTAGTAGGAAGATAATCTAAGTCAATACCTATTTATGGACATATTTTTTGATAAGTTTTGTGTTACTAGTCCACATTATCCAGTATAGATAGTAGAAGACTGCTTTTGCTATGGGAAATACAACTGGGCAGTAGAAATGAAGCTTCTGCCTACATATTGGTGTAACTACGTCAATGAAGGACTTATTGTATCGTTTATAATTCGCAACAATGTTGTTGTATATTGACCTCAATAAGATAGTTTATATCAATAAGAAAGTTTGAGGGAACTGAACTCTACTTAgtagatacttacctaatacctaTGACTCGACAGTAATCTAGATACTTTACAAGAGATTAAAAGACAGGCCTCTTTATAGCCAGTAATTTGTAAATCCTTTAGCAGGCTACATACGTAATCTACGTAATCTACACATAAAACAGATGCATGTGACCCGCCCTCCCCTCAAGTccgtaaatattaaatttaataatacgtATTACAAAAACATTTGAAGAAGTACTTATCATACGTTTTTTctcatagtatttttttattgaggaGTTAATGATAAATACAAATAGGTTTACTAAGAATAGAGGTGTCGGCGTTTTAGCAATTAACTAACTTGACTCCTTAGCAACAGACAACACTTTGTCAAAGGTCAGTTAGTATTGTTTGAACGTAACTTGATAGCAAactcatacaaaaatacaaaaccttGATAATTTTAGACTTACACAAGCAAAAATATACTGAGTCGTTAGGCACAAATAGAACAATGGTTTTTGCaagtaaacataaatacattttaaattaaaggaaggttaaagtattataattatgataaggATAAATATAGTATGTGCCTAACTACATAGTTTAAATACTGCTACTTAATTTTACATGATTTGCTTATTATCTTGagttaaataaagaaattaatTTTACTGCAATCTCTAAGATTATTTATAGGATACGAGCCTACACTACCTACTGAATTAGtactttataattttctaaaagACGTTATGGTGTAGCGTTCCTTATGAGGcctaggtatgtaggtatatgaaaagttaaaaaaatattgtttaaagGACTTAAAGGTACGGTCTAAGCAGCACTCACCTATTTACTTTAACATATTGACAAATCTAGATTCCCTGAGTATCGGAGGCGGTACTAACTAACATAGCTTATCTGAAGTTGTTAttgaaataagaaaaatatcaCTCAGGGTTAGACATTACATAGCACTTAGACAACCTTATCTCTAATTGTTTACACTAGATAAATACTGTTTCTGACCCTAACCTGAGAGTTATTATTGGCATTATGGATAACACGTTTAGGTACATAtcgtttaataaaataaacgtaagcGTTTATTTTCATTGTAAATTATCAATTCAATGTTTGCAGAATCAAGCGtctcaataaatacattttatctaAAATCTCCACCCCACAAATGCTCTTCTGTTTATTGCAGACCAACAATACTACTCGTAACATTAACCCTAACATCTATTCCAGACGAAGTCACCCACCAAGCCACCCTCACGCAGCCTAAAGTCGTGGTCACCGTTCCTGAATGCTATGACGTCATCGTCAACGGCTTCAAAGATGCCAAAGTGGATGCCAAAATAGTCGTCATCGACAACCCTAACACCCCGGTCCCTGATGGTGCCATCAGATACACAGAACTAGCGGAAAAGTCTGAAGCCGACTATGGTCTTCTATCGAAAGTAGTGAGGCATGAAGATGATACGGCAGTTATTCCGTTTTCTAGTGGAACTACAGGGTTACCGAAAGGAGTGGAGATCTCACACAAAAGTATGCTCGCGTCATTGGAGATTTTGGGTTCAGAAAGGGTGTGCTACCCTAGGATTGCTACcggtaagtatgttttttaagTGATTTTATACATAGCTAGGTAGGCAGTTAACAATCATCATAATTTAGGCTTCAAATGAAAGAAATGGAATGGTACcctattacttacatatttaccaTCAGCGAATGCAGGTCTGAAGAATTTTATTAGCAATCGGTGGCGAAGGGTAAATTTCTTTGCAAGAGAAGCCCGTGTGAAAAAAAGTAACTCATCTATTATGAAATATCGTAAAATATGGGGCGAATTAAATATCAAATcagtaaatttaaaacttgAGCCGACGGAAATCGTTTAGTATCGACCCTTCTCTATTGTTTACCCCCATCTTTGTACTACTATACTAATGTAAGAAGACCAACAAATAAACCCCCCACCCTCTCCCCCCCAGACACATTCCAAGACGTGGTCCCTAGCAATAAGTAAGAAGATATTCAATATAACTAATTATATCGTATTCCTTCCACCTCCAGACACATTCCAAGACGTGGTCCCGTGCGTGCTTCCCTTCTACCACGTGTACGGGCTCATCATCCTGCTGCTCGGGCACCTGCCGCAGGGCTGCAAGATGGTCACCATGAACAAGTTCTCAGCGTCTTTATATTTGAGTGTGCTGAAGGATTACAAGGCTAGCTTGGTGTTTGCTGTGCCGCCTATTGGTGAGTGGAATTGGGTTTATAGCTAAGTTTGAGTTAGATTTTTGTAAGTGTCAGTTGTTTAGAATGCCGAGTTGTCAAATCGcttaatttttcttttttgtaactatctttataattttgtagtGCATATTCTCTTAAGTCGTATTGGTCACAGCACAGACTTGATCACAATAATTGTACTGCtgtttatcatcatcatctactTTTAACACCcctaatcgtccactgctggatatcCCTCTTCCAAGGAGCGCAACATTCAGTGCTCGGCCAGACAGCTAAAATTGCAAGGTCACAAATGCAAAAGAACCGTATTCCTGATGAACATCAAGGACATACCTATTATCATTAGCATTCTATTCTCCTTCTATACTGTCTCCAGTAACAGCATAAATATATCATCTCACATCCTCCTCCGCAGTGATCCTACTCAGCAAGCACCCGGACGTCACATGGGAGCATCTCAAGCACGTGCGCCACCTCAACAGCGGCGCCGCCCCGCTCGCCGCCAGCGATGTGCAACCACTGCTGGAGATGAGCAAGGTGAGGCGCAAGGGAGTCACTTGGAGCTTCAATGAAATGCCGGTGGCTGTAAAAGTTTTTCGGGAGTTGTGATCTGACTACTAATGCCGGCTAAGTGTCGACGGTCCAGCAGACTTCAGGGAAAACCTTAATTCTCATCCTTTCATCGGATTTATAAGTCTGATAAATCACATTTGACTTTCTCTTTTTTATTCTCATTCCTGGACAACCACTTGCCAGGAGGACCCAACTGTACTTTTACTACAACCTGCTCAAATACTACCTATAACTCCTTCCATCATTCCAGGGTCAAATCCAAATCGGCCAAGGCTACGGAGCAACAGAGACCAACTCGGTGACTACGGGCACTCTGATTGGCTCAAAGGCCGACTACTCCGCGACCGGCGTTCCTCTCAGCAACATGGAACTCATGTTTGTTCATCCGGAGACCGGGAAACCAGTTCCTATTGGAGAGGTAAGATATTCAGATATTTTTGCAATGTTTGGATGAGAAAGTTGGCTGTTATGGAATGAGGAACTTCTCCTTGTTAGCATGTCTATGAAAAACATTAGAACTGGTGTTTGTAACCGCTAACCGCTTACTTCCCAGGATGAGTTATATAGCTAATGTCCAGTTGATAAGTCACTCGGTAGTTCATGATGAGGATAAGGGTTTCTATAGTTATGTACTTTGCCAGAACCTAGATTTAGTGTTTACTCACAATGATTTTCTCCAGTATATTACGCAGAAACAGCGCCGCCAGTggataaaaatcataacttccgtttgaaagcATTATTCTAAAAACTGACAAGGCCACCCCCCTCGTTATGCTAATTCCAATTTTTAGAACCTACCTTCTAATCCCAGGTGCCTGGAATGTAGAAGTTGCTATTGCCCAAGATGCCGAAGATAGGCAATAGAAGTGCCTTCGATGAATATTCaactgtttttattatttcagcaAGGAGAGCTCTACATCCGAGGCCCGACTGTGATGAAGGGCTATCACAAAAACGAGAAAGCGACCAAAGAAACGATGACGGAAGACGGATTCTTCAAGACCGGAGATCTGGGATACTACGACCCAAACAACGGATTGTACATCAGTGACAGAATCAAAGAGTTGATCAAGGTAATTGATATGGTTGATGATGAAGAAagttataaacataattagtACATAGAACTAGTTCAACAAAGAGTTTAAAGTTGCGACCCACTTAATattgattaattttattattttatcatggTCTGACTGTTTAATCATAGCCTAATCTAAGAATATAAACTGGCACAGTATCAATTTATGACGAAATTGCTTATTTTTCCCCATCAATGACAAATATGAAGTTCATAACTAGTTAAAGAATTTAAGTGGGATCCAGATTATCAATACGATGCAAACCACCTGCCCTTCAAATCTTCTGGTTTAGTTAGTCAGTTACATTTACTAAGTTTACATAGTTCTAATACAATACACTTCTCAATTCATCAGGTGAAAGGTCTGCAAGTAGCCCCGGCAGAGCTGGAGGGTCTACTCCGGAGTCACCCGGCCGTGGCCGACGCGGCCGTCATCGGCATTCCCCACGAGTTCTACGGAGAAACCCCCAAAGCCTTCCTCATCACCAAACCAAACGCCCAAGTCACTGAGAAGGAAATACAAGACTTTGTCGCCAGTAAAGTAGCGGCCTTCAAGAAGATCGAAGAAGTTCAGTTTGTTAAGGAGATTCCTAAAACCAGTTCGGGAAAGATTATGAGACGGGAGCTGAAAAAGATGCATGCTTAGGGGTTTGGGCTGTGATAGTGATattggtttttattattataatattcataagaagtaaatatgtattttcatAGACCTTGTTTTGTTCCCCaaattatcatattattatggatTTTGTTTTGATTGTAATCTATGGATATTTCTTATAGACCCCGTTTTTTGCATCCCATGTAGGTATATGGATAGGCATAGAGAAAAATATGCCGTGTAAAGAAACTTTGCCACCGTAGTAGCTATTAGTAGAAAAACGAGCTAATTCTGTGCACGCTCCATGGTCGAGCTTCTCGGAGCTGATGATgtgatgattatgatgttGACACAACTTCTTAAACAAAcgaataagtacatacaaacGTACCTAGCTATTAACTGAGGAGAAATCAAAACCTTGTTCATGTTCCTTGGACAGAAGTGATAACTGATTTAGCCATATTATGTTCAACTAGGTATTTTGTAATCGACAGTCATTAGTTGTGAAGTTGTGAGGGTCATGTTGAAGTAACAGACAGTGCTGCTGTGCACCTATTAGGCAGTGATAACCAATTGAATtagtaaacataattatggttCCTCGTTAGAATAGAGTAGAAAGTTCCTCAGGTGAGCTCTATTTAGCCTTACAATGTCATGCTTTTGTGTATGGTACGTAGTACGTACCTACACTATACCATTTTCCAGGGGCAAAGACATGGGTGACACTATAAAATTTTCCTTTTAACACATGAATATTATTGCACACACACACGAATTTCATCTCTTTACGTCAGTCAAtaagatgaaaaaaaaatgaatatcacaacgtaaattttaaacctattgtaaagtgtcaaaatgttctatgaatttggggttAAGTTTCAGAAGTACATAGTTATAATACTTGTTGCTACTTACTAGCTCCTTTTGTATTTTATCCAGCAACATTCACGTTTTAAGTATTTGCTCTATCTACCTtcctataggtaagtacctcaACAATTTACAACTACAACAGTAACTTTACTTTGATTGTAAATTTTCAATGAATGCCGGTACTGTGTGCATAATCGTATCAATTTGAATAGACTGATCAATGTAAACAAAGTGATCCCATACTTTTGTAATAAACATTTGACGAACGCATTTGTATGCATGTATGTCAGTCTTTATGCAATGCTACTCGTATCAGCGTTTATCAACATTGTACTTAACAAAGGAAATTGGACTCAATGGTACGACTAAATACGATGCATAGTTAATTTCACTTTAGGTTCGCTTGTTCTGGCCTTGCACAACttgtttttaacttttaatagTAAACGTTGGACCGTGGGTGATGTTAGTTGTGTGTGTTGGAGCAACTAAACAAACAGTCTGGGATTTGTTTTGGAAAACTACATCAAATTTATTGGCCGAATTGGATCCTATCAATTATTTGGTAAGTCTAATTTAAACagaaacttatttaaaacacAAATACTTTAGTTTGTATGGGTATTGGTTGAACCGGCTTCTTGAGAATTGGAATGGTTTAAATTGAACTTTGCACCTAAAGCTATAAAGTACAATTCGGCTTGGAAAAATCGggtaaacattatttatttgtttaccaGTTTTAAAGAGTTTcacttaagtaggtaagtataggaGTTTTCCGATGTTGAAAACTAATTAATTGTAGCCAACAGGGTGCTTTGATTAATTACGagattgtaaaattaaaagtgacttttcctgtttataaaattacttacaatCATTGTTCATAAGGATACGATGCAcgttgtacctacatatttaccatattctatttttatcttttcaATCCAACTGACAACATAAAGAACCTGTAGGTAGGtgggtaagtacttaactacttatgCACTATCCGAGTACAAAGTCATCTAAACCTAAACATGACATCACCtattgtacttacctactcgtATCGCCACTTCCTAGCGTCttggtgacaaacacaaaCCGGAGACCGGACTAGGGCTTGTCACTGGCTGGCGGCCGTGGTAAGAAGATTAGCCAGTTGACCCtatgaa is a genomic window of Plutella xylostella chromosome 18, ilPluXylo3.1, whole genome shotgun sequence containing:
- the LOC105393428 gene encoding 4-coumarate--CoA ligase-like 7; protein product: MNNLARKLFLREIKKIKVQRKLSVSAGCCSNNKDFIIKSPCPDVVIPKVPLMERIWRDSAGFLNRVAIECAETKKSYTYKQLQDCMAAFATSLHKKLGLNPGDVVAVMVPNRPEYPVVVFGTMQAGCIATTINPIYKEYEVTHQATLTQPKVVVTVPECYDVIVNGFKDAKVDAKIVVIDNPNTPVPDGAIRYTELAEKSEADYGLLSKVVRHEDDTAVIPFSSGTTGLPKGVEISHKSMLASLEILGSERVCYPRIATDTFQDVVPCVLPFYHVYGLIILLLGHLPQGCKMVTMNKFSASLYLSVLKDYKASLVFAVPPIVILLSKHPDVTWEHLKHVRHLNSGAAPLAASDVQPLLEMSKGQIQIGQGYGATETNSVTTGTLIGSKADYSATGVPLSNMELMFVHPETGKPVPIGEQGELYIRGPTVMKGYHKNEKATKETMTEDGFFKTGDLGYYDPNNGLYISDRIKELIKVKGLQVAPAELEGLLRSHPAVADAAVIGIPHEFYGETPKAFLITKPNAQVTEKEIQDFVASKVAAFKKIEEVQFVKEIPKTSSGKIMRRELKKMHA